The following coding sequences are from one Triticum aestivum cultivar Chinese Spring chromosome 5A, IWGSC CS RefSeq v2.1, whole genome shotgun sequence window:
- the LOC123102279 gene encoding phosphatidylinositol 3-kinase, root isoform translates to MAAAAVGISRTSAAGAGSTNSSEFRFFLSCDISLPLTFRVLQAPIPPPAQDGLDKKVSELFVECKLYIDGIQFGLPVNTRLESSGPPYCWNELITLCTKYRDLTSLAQLAFTVWDVSSGEGKSVVGGATIFLFNSKKQLKTGKQKLQLWPQKEADGRVPTTTPGKVPKNERGEIERLERLVNKYERGQIQHVDWLDRLAFSAIDKVKEKECERLENSFPSLVVEFCSFEHRVVFQESGANFYAPTPVSLSNELVTVWDPELGRTNPSEHKQLKLARSLTRGIIDKDLKPSSNERKSLQRIIKCPPTRTILPDEKQLVWKFRFSLMSEKKALTKFLRSVDWSDIQEAKQAVELMGKWETIDVADALELLSSDFKSEEVRAYAVSVLERADDEELQCYLLQLVQALRFERSDKSRLAHFLVNRALSNIEIASFLRWYVVVELHDHAYAKRYYSTYDMLEDEMMKMIAREDGDEDGFRLWQSLSRQTELTAQLCSIMKDVRNTRGNAEKKIEKLRQLLSGVHSELTHFDEPIRSPLAPTLLLTGVVPQESSIFKSSLIPLRLTFKTANGGTSKMIFKKGDDLRQDQLVIQMVSLMDRLLKLENMDLHLTPYQVLATGQDEGMVEFIPSSPLAQIISEHRSITSYLQKFHPDEDGPFGITAQCLETFIKSCAGYSVITYIMGVGDRHLDNLLIRDDGCLFHVDFGFILGRDPKPFPPPMKLCKEMVEAMGGTESQYYTRFKSYCCEAYNILRNNSSLILNLFTLMERSSIPDISTEENATLKVQEKFRLDLDDEEAIHFFQGLINDSVSALFPQMVETIHRWAQYWR, encoded by the exons atggcggcggcggccgtcGGCATCAGCAGGACCAGCGCGGCGGGGGCGGGAAGCACCAACAGCAGCGAGTTCCGCTTCTTCCTGTCCTGCGACATCAGCCTCCCCCTAACCTTCCGCGTCCTCCAGGCCCCCATCCCGCCCCCCGCTCAAG ATGGTCTCGACAAGAAGGTCTCGGAGCTCTTCGTCGAgtgcaagctctacatcgacggcaTCCAGTTCGGCCTTCCCGTCAACACAAG GCTCGAATCTTCAGGACCGCCATACTGCTGGAACGAACTCATCACGCTGTGCACCAAATACAGGGACCTAACCTCCCTCGCGCAGCTCGCATTCACG GTTTGGGACGTGTCATCTGGTGAGGGCAAAAGTGTTGTTGGTGGAGCCACCATATTTCTGTTCAACAGCAAGAAACAGCTTAAAACAGGGAAGCAGAAGCTGCAGCTATGGCCCCAAAAGGAGGCAGATGGAAGAGTACCTACCACAACCCCTGGCAAG GTTCCTAAGAATGAGCGAGGGGAGATTGAGCGGTTGGAGAGGCTCGTTAACAAGTACGAGAGAGGGCAGATACAACATGTGGATTGGCTGGACCGTCTGGCCTTCAGTGCGATCGACAAAGTTAAGGAGAAGGAGTGTGAAAGGCTGGAGAATTCTTTCCCGAGCCTGGTTGTTGAATTCTGTAGTTTTGAACACAGAGTTGTCTTCCAG GAATCTGGAGCGAATTTCTATGCACCAACCCCTGTATCATTATCAAACGAGCTTGTTACTGTGTGGGATCCTGAACTTGGACGAACCAACCCATCTGAGCACAAGCAGTTAAAGCTTGCCAGGAGCTTGACTCGTGGAATAATTGATAAAGATCTGAAACCGAGCTCAAATGAGCGAAA GTCACTTCAAAGAATCATCAAATGTCCTCCTACACGGACTATACTGCCAGATGAGAAGCAATTGGTGTGGAAATTCCGTTTCTCTTTGATGTCTGAGAAGAAAGCTCTTACAAAGTTTCTCCGCTCAGTGGATTGGAGCGATATCCAA GAAGCTAAACAAGCTGTTGAATTGATGGGAAAGTGGGAAACAATTGATGTGGCTGATGCATTAGAGCTTCTCTCATCAGATTTTAAAAGCGAGGAA GTCCGTGCTTATGCTGTGAGCGTACTTGAaagggctgatgatgaagaattgcAATGCTACTTACTCCAGTTAGTGCAAGCTCTTCGATTTGAACGATCGGACAAGTCACGCCTGGCACACTTTCTTGTAAACCGCG CTTTATCAAACATTGAAATTGCTAGTTTCCTTCGCTGGTATGTGGTTGTTGAGCTCCATGATCATGCATATGCAAAACGATACTACAGTACGTATGACATGCTTGAAGATGAAATGATGAAA ATGATTGCTAGGGAGGATGGCGATGAAGATGGGTTTCGACTGTGGCAGAGTTTATCACGCCAAACGGAACTCACTGCTCAATTATGTTCTATTATGAAGGATGTAAGAAATACTCGtggtaatgcagaaaagaaaatcgAGAAACTGAGACAGTTGTTATCAGGAGTTCACAGTGAGCTTACCCACTTTGATGAG CCAATTCGTTCACCATTAGCACCTACACTTCTCCTTACTGGTGTTGTGCCTCAAGAGTCGTCTATATTCAAGAGTTCCTTAATTCCATTGCGCCTTACATTTAAGACGGCAAATGGGGGAACGTCCAAGATGATTTTCAAAAAGGGAGATGACCTCCGCCAGGATCAATTG GTCATTCAAATGGTCTCTTTAATGGACCGATTGCTCAAACTAGAAAACATGGACTTGCACCTTACTCCATATCAAGTTCTTGCAACTGGACAGGATGAAGGGATGGTTGAATTCATTCCTTCCAGCCCGCTTGCACAG ATTATATCAGAACATCGCAGTATTACAAGTTACCTGCAAAAGTTCCATCCTGATGAAGATGGTCCTTTTGGTATAACTGCCCAATGCTTGGAAACTTTTATAAAAAGTTGTGCTGGTTACTCTGTCATTACATACATTATGGGTGTTGGAGACAG gCATCTAGATAATCTTCTTATAAGAGATGACGGGTGCCTTTTCCATGTGGACTTCGGTTTTATTCTGGGTCGAGATCCAAAGCCATTTCCACCTCCAATGAAACTATGTAAAGAAATGGTCGAGGCCATGGGTGGCACAGAAAG CCAATACTATACAAGATTCAAGTCCTACTGCTGCGAAGCATACAACATCTTAAGGAATAACAGCAGCCTTATACTGAATCTCTTCACGTTGATGGAAAGATCAAGTATTCCAGATATCTCTACCGAGGAAAATGCGACCCTTAAG GTTCAGGAGAAATTCCGGCTGGATCTGGACGATGAGGAGGCTATACATTTCTTCCAGGGCCTTATCAACGATAGTGTCAGCGCATTGTTCCCTCAAATGGTTGAGACCATCCATAGATGGGCTCAATATTGGCGATGA
- the LOC123102281 gene encoding tetratricopeptide repeat protein 1: MADGGGGRAAELKDQGNEQFKSGNYLKAAALYTRAIKLDSDNPTLYSNRAAAFLQLVKLNKALADAETTIKLKPEWEKGYFRKGCVLEAMEQYEEAISAFQIALQHNPQNTEVARKIKRLTQLAREQKRAVDVENLRSNIDIGKNLQSLKKELATKYGDAEMGQNIFSFVISVIETAIKAWHDTGKVDAKVNFLLDDQKTDTEKYAPVVNIEKAFESPHTHGSCFAYLRQYSEESFSKAACMVAPKSIISYPQVWKGQGSRKWKLDQSDGFFVQFESPILRKIWFVASTAEKGRALCRSPEPLDITIHEILPRIFKENETSA; encoded by the exons atggcggacgGAGGCGGTGGACGGGCGGCGGAGCTGAAGGACCAGGGGAACGAGCAGTTCAAGTCGGGGAACTACCTCAAGGCCGCCGCGCTCTACACGCGGGCCATCAAGCTCGACTCCGACAACCCCACCCTCTACAg CAACCGAGCTGCTGCATTTCTGCAGCTGGTTAAGCTTAATAAGGCACTTGCTGATGCTGAGACGACAATAAAACTGAAACCAGAATGGGAGAAG GGTTATTTCAGGAAAGGATGTGTTTTGGaggccatggagcagtatgaggaG GCAATATCTGCTTTTCAAATAGCTTTGCAGCACAATCCACAAAATACAGAAGTCGCGAGAAAGATCAAGAGGCTTACTCAGTTAGCAAGGGAACAGAAGCGAGCTGTTGATGTGGAGAACCTGCGTTCCAATATTGACATCGGGAAGAACTTGCAGTCATTGAAAAAGGAGCTG GCTACAAAGTATGGAGATGCAGAAATGGGACAAAATATATTCTCATTTGTTATCAGTGTGATTGAAACAGCGATTAAGGCTTGGCATGACACAGGAAAGGTGGATGCAAAGGTCAATTTTCTTCTTGATGATCAGAAGACTGACACTGAAAAATATGCCCCAGTGGTTAACATTGAGAAG GCCTTTGAGTCACCCCATACCCATGGCAGTTGCTTTGCATATTTGCGGCAATACTCTGAGGAGTCTTTTTCAAAGGCTGCTTGCATGGTAGCACCTAAGAGCATCATCTCCTATCCACAG GTCTGGAAAGGTCAAGGATCAAGAAAATGGAAGCTTGACCAGAGTGATGGATTCTTTGTACAATTTGAATCACCAATTTTACGGAAGATATGGTTTGTTGCTAGCACAGCAGAGAAGGGACGAGCATTGTGCAG GAGCCCTGAGCCCTTGGACATTACCATCCACGAGATCCTTCCTCGTATATTCAAAGAGAACGAAACCAGTGCTTGA